The following nucleotide sequence is from Acyrthosiphon pisum isolate AL4f chromosome A2, pea_aphid_22Mar2018_4r6ur, whole genome shotgun sequence.
GGgcatattaaattactataagaatttgtaacatattttattaaatagtaaaaagatTTAAACAATGAtcattgttttagtttttatttaaatcccaTATCAACTTCATAAAGGCTATAAAAAGACTGTtcattgcatttttaattttgtagttgTAGGTACAGTTTCCATTCttaaaacattacataatattataaaagtctgTAAAAATgatcaataatgattataagtaTAACAGAAAACAACATATGGACTACAACATACCCACATTGTttcctaaaaaattttaataatctaaaagTTAAATGACTCAGGGTTCTGGGAAGGAAGGACATTTAAAGAGGTTAACAACTGAAGATATTTTAgcacattttgatattatattatctttttacttttgaatgtccacaaaaatcagaaaaatgagtGTATAAAATGTAGGCAATCATAAGCACAACTGCCCCCTCCCAAATTACTCATAGTCCCTCAAgaaaaacgaatatttaaaCTCGTAtagtatttattcaaaatgattaaataataataaagtatttagcATATTTCACAAGTCAAAATGCTGCATGTGAAATGCTTAATGcgacatatttaataatatcagagCACAATAAACATTAATTCATAAGACATACCTAagacattttgtaatatttatttgtttaatgttctgtaaagtgtatttataatttgttgtcaAATTGTATATTGACCTATTTCACTGTGGAAAACTCTGGTCATATTCAGTCAAAGTATATTGTATGCCTAAATTCCTTTAAAAACTTGGTAAATGATAATACAGCTGacattaaatttgttaagtaaaatatgaaacaaGTTGTAAACACTTTCattggtacctaataaaaaataatgaaataaaaatgaaactaaagtaaaaataatcattttttatgataaaaaataggCGATGAAGCAAACAGCAAAGCTCCCTTGGATTACTCTTTAGAAATATGTATGGAAGGGCTTCAGCCTtccccaaaaaatatatttgggcTAGTTGCTCCACTGGTGCCAGTCGCATGGTGATTTCTCCCCTCCGgttgattttattcaaatagaTGTTTATGATGGACtatgtttgttttatacttttaattgaacACATAGAATAGAGCAATAAGAgcaatgaaattaaaagttcTTTATAATGTATAGTCACATATCTATTATGTTACAACCCTTTTAAACAACCAATAGTTgttgatataaaaaaagataattacATATACttgtgtttaaaagttaaagcTGTGTACAACTACACATTAGGTACCAACTAGGATACATAAACATTGGTTACTCGAAAATATTTGACTACACCAAAGTTTCTCAGTGTAAGCATCCACCAcaaatataagatttaatattattcttcggAATTACATCGATCATTGTAAAAATGAGAAAGAAAGCATACATACCATTGAATGGCCAAATATGTGCAGGTAACGAGTGAGCCGAATAAACACGTCCAAGACTGATATTAGCAGTGACCGTTGGACTGTCCAAATTCTGGTCGTCGTTCGAGCTGCTGTCAGCTTCCAAGACATCTGTGATATCGAACCGCGGACTCGTCGAGTTGCTGTTGTTGTCATGGCCATTGGGCACACCGGACAGAGACCTGGCGCGCTGTCTGTCGTTGGCTACAGCGCTGGGCAGGGAACGCAGAATGCTGAACCCAGGGTTGCCGGCCGTTTGCACAGAATCCGACCCGTTGCCGGAGGTGAACGACCGGTGGTCGCCGTGACCGGCGCCGCCGTCATCGCCGTTGGCCGTGCTGGCCTTTGCTCCCATCTCGCATGCAACGAACGTTCACGCGAACACCGCTGCAGGACGACGCGAACGAACACGGACGGCGAAGGTTTGAGTTGTTGGTCTGTATCGCGTGCGTCGTACTATGAGCGATCGACCACCGAAAGATGAGGTTTCGTCATGCGGACGACGACGTCCGAAACATTCGACATCGATCGCAGCACCAAAAATCAACTGCCGACGTGTACTGCTGATGGCGCACTTCAAGTCACAGCGGACGACGGGAATCCACTTGGAATTGCGCACAGAAAACAATACGCGACAGTTCCGACGACGGTACGAGAAcgaaaacaaagaaaattaataataataatgatgatatgataataataacaacaataccaCGAAAACTACGACGAAAACTGTTTTAACGCAATAACTAcgataatatcaattaataattatttatttgtcgtttcaatcattaattttatgctACTTTTTTCCGTCCCAGCTTTGCGTTCGTCGTCTCTCCGATACTATGGTCTTTATGTCGTCGCGCAGTTACGAATTGGTAGTTCTGATAATGATGATAACATGGTCAACTggtgaagtaaaaaaaaaaaatttaataacaagtcCAGACGCATAACTGGTATAACACAGCGACGAGGGAGGGGGATTCCTGATCAGCTGTTCCCCTacgtactaataataataataataatatttaatattatgtcgaagTGTGGCGACGGTGTTGTCTCGTCTCCGCCGTGTATGTTATATTACGTAAAGGCCAAAGTCCCGATTACGACCGCACATTACCACAGAATAGAatgaatagataataaaaatattatattgtttgtagtGGTGGTACACACAAACGACCCACTGCGTATTAATGCTGCAATAGTGCAATGCCATGCCGATTGTCATGgcgatacctattattatattattatgctaaacGTAATTTCACGAATCGCGGTTACGTTCGACACATAGCTATGCGTCTAAGTGTATAACTGAACTGTGTAAGCCGTATCCGACAGACGTAAGGTAAAAGTGTACGGTGTACCGGTAGCAAATTTAGACTGAGGCCCTCAAAGTTTGAAGAAATTGGGTGCAGGGGACTGGGAGAAGAGGGAgcatgacataaaaaaaaaatacccagaCAAATGATTTGTCCCAAATCAAACGAAAACTCgaaaagattttcaaaatttttacaaggttttaaataatttgataagtaggaaaaatatctaaatatctttTATAAGCTATAGGCTATAGCGTCACGCCatcactatttaatatattttgttaattaataaatttgatttctgTGGTTGAGGAAACAGCTCCGATATCCAATAGGGTCACTAAGTTTCATGCTATGCAACcgagtataacatattatagactatagtatttaGGCGACAAGTACGCGAACGTTCCAGGGCTCAAGTACCCATTGAATTTGTTTCCTCATAAAATTCCATTAAAACTGGTTATactaacaatgaaaataattgataaatctatactaaaataaaatatggtatgtCATATGTCAATATGTATGGTGACACTCGAAATGTCTCCCAAATTTAGGTAGGATTGCCTCTCATAGatggttaattaatattatatcgatcgtTTTACGTGTTCTATCGACTATTACATCGATGTccgtaatattcaaaaatataa
It contains:
- the LOC100161350 gene encoding E3 ubiquitin-protein ligase ZNRF2; protein product: MGAKASTANGDDGGAGHGDHRSFTSGNGSDSVQTAGNPGFSILRSLPSAVANDRQRARSLSGVPNGHDNNSNSTSPRFDITDVLEADSSSNDDQNLDSPTVTANISLGRVYSAHSLPAHIWPFNGIKCPVCSKFVLPDEIEVHLIMCLTKPRLIYNEDVLKDDKGECVICLEELIQGDTIARLPCLCIYHKTCIDRWFEVNRSCPEHPGD